One segment of Bradyrhizobium sp. WD16 DNA contains the following:
- a CDS encoding rhodanese-like domain-containing protein: MTRPRIPFRRIDCEEFDACRNDGATVFDTRDAAAFAAGHVEGATRLTQANISEILAGLPRTTPVLIYCYRGNASREYAQILSDFGFNDVSSLDGGYEAWRQRRR, translated from the coding sequence ATGACCCGGCCGCGCATCCCCTTCCGCCGCATCGACTGCGAGGAGTTCGATGCCTGCCGCAACGACGGCGCCACCGTGTTCGATACCCGCGACGCCGCGGCTTTCGCCGCCGGTCATGTCGAGGGCGCCACCCGACTGACCCAGGCCAATATTTCGGAAATTCTCGCCGGCCTGCCGCGAACGACGCCGGTGCTGATCTATTGCTATCGCGGCAACGCCAGCCGCGAATACGCGCAGATCCTGTCCGATTTCGGTTTCAACGACGTCAGCAGCCTCGACGGCGGCTACGAGGCGTGGCGGCAAAGGCGGCGATAG
- a CDS encoding ArsC/Spx/MgsR family protein, which translates to MTTVTFFEKPGCATNARQRRMLEAAGHDLVVRSLLSEPWTAAELRGYFGSLPVKAWFNPAAPAVKSGAVDPATTDADTALALMVGNPLLIRRPLIASGGVRSAGFDSALVADLLGHPAEPRDGSCSRPGPDASCPSPAPAGEPS; encoded by the coding sequence ATGACCACCGTGACGTTCTTCGAAAAGCCGGGCTGCGCCACCAATGCCCGCCAGCGCCGCATGCTGGAAGCCGCCGGCCACGACCTCGTGGTCCGCAGTCTTCTCAGCGAACCGTGGACCGCGGCGGAGCTCCGCGGCTATTTCGGTTCGCTGCCGGTCAAGGCCTGGTTCAATCCGGCGGCGCCGGCCGTGAAATCCGGCGCCGTCGACCCCGCCACGACGGATGCCGACACCGCGCTGGCACTGATGGTCGGCAATCCCCTGCTGATCCGCCGGCCACTGATCGCCAGCGGCGGCGTGCGCAGCGCCGGCTTCGACAGCGCGCTGGTCGCCGACCTCCTGGGGCACCCCGCCGAGCCCCGCGACGGCAGTTGCTCGCGACCCGGACCCGACGCATCCTGCCCGTCCCCCGCACCGGCCGGCGAGCCGTCATGA